Proteins from a single region of Apium graveolens cultivar Ventura chromosome 7, ASM990537v1, whole genome shotgun sequence:
- the LOC141672471 gene encoding putative serine/threonine-protein kinase PBL7 isoform X1, giving the protein MDTDTTATAASATPQLAANNHHHDILPSPTILLIVMPITIIILLLAILFITVMLRRMRPAKGNDSLSSSPEHGNCMFIAHRNATLSTPDVKGGCMYGVNSSRFPPPKVKGIQVFTYKDLEVATENFSETNVIGNGGFGVVYKGILSDGKMAAVKMLHREGKQGERAFRQEVDLLSTLHSPYLMELLGYCADQHHRLLIFEFMPNGTLQQHLHTPHNRAQPLNWGTRLRIALDCARALEFLHEHTTPSVIHRDFKCSNILLDQNFRAKVSDFGLAKIGSDKINGQISTRVMGTTGYLAPEYASTGRLTTKSDVYSYGVVLLELLTGRVPVDTKRPSGEHVLVSWALPRLTCREKLAQMVDPALQGQYYKKDLIQIAAIAAMCVQTEADYRPLMTDVVQSLIPLVKNLSSPCPSNFSRSSQRVSPRS; this is encoded by the exons ATGGATACTGACACCACTGCAACAGCAGCGTCTGCGACGCCACAGCTTGCAGCAAACAACCACCACCATGATATTCTCCCTTCGCCTACCATTCTTCTTATTGTAATGCCAATTACAATAATCATCTTACTCCTTGCAATATTATTTATAACAGTCATGCTCCGACGGATGAGACCTGCAAAAGGCAATGACAGTTTAAGTAGTAGCCCAGAGCATGGAAATTGCATGTTCATTGCTCACAGAAATGCAACTCTTTCTACTCCAG ATGTGAAAGGAGGGTGTATGTATGGAGTAAACTCAAGCAGATTCCCTCCACCAAAAGTTAAAGGCATACAAGTTTTCACATACAAGGACCTTGAAGTGGCCACGGAGAACTTTAGTGAAACTAATGTTATTGGAAATGGGGGATTTGGAGTGGTTTACAAAGGAATATTGAGTGATGGGAAAATGGCAGCAGTAAAAATGCTGCACAGGGAAGGGAAGCAAGGGGAGAGAGCTTTCAGGCAAGAG GTGGATTTACTAAGCACCCTGCACTCTCCATACCTGATGGAGCTTCTAGGCTACTGTGCAGACCAGCACCACCGTCTCTTAATATTTGAATTTATGCCAAATGGTACTCTACAGCAGCACCTCCACACTCCTCATAATCGAGCTCAACCATTAAATTGGGGCACCCGATTAAGAATAGCACTGGACTGCGCCAGAGCTCTTGAGTTTCTTCACGAACATACAACACCATCTGTAATTCACCGTGATTTCAAATGCAGTAACATTCTCCTGGATCAAAACTTTAGAGCCAAAGTTTCTGATTTTGGATTGGCTAAGATAGGGTCCGACAAGATCAACGGGCAGATTTCTACACGCGTGATGGGGACCACCGGATATTTGGCACCAGA GTATGCTTCGACAGGCAGGCTAACAACAAAATCGGATGTATATAGCTATGGGGTGGTTCTGCTAGAGCTATTAACAGGCCGTGTTCCGGTTGACACCAAGCGGCCTTCTGGAGAACACGTTCTCGTCTCTTGG GCTCTTCCAAGATTAACTTGCAGAGAAAAACTAGCACAGATGGTAGATCCTGCTCTACAGGGACAGTATTACAAAAAGGATTTAATTCAG ATAGCTGCTATTGCGGCCATGTGCGTGCAGACGGAAGCTGATTACCGTCCTCTAATGACAGATGTTGTGCAGTCCTTGATACCTTTGGTGAAGAATCTCTCTTCTCCATGTCCTTCCAACTTTTCTAGATCCAGCCAAAGAGTAAGTCCCAGGTCCTAG
- the LOC141672471 gene encoding putative serine/threonine-protein kinase PBL7 isoform X2: MLRRMRPAKGNDSLSSSPEHGNCMFIAHRNATLSTPDVKGGCMYGVNSSRFPPPKVKGIQVFTYKDLEVATENFSETNVIGNGGFGVVYKGILSDGKMAAVKMLHREGKQGERAFRQEVDLLSTLHSPYLMELLGYCADQHHRLLIFEFMPNGTLQQHLHTPHNRAQPLNWGTRLRIALDCARALEFLHEHTTPSVIHRDFKCSNILLDQNFRAKVSDFGLAKIGSDKINGQISTRVMGTTGYLAPEYASTGRLTTKSDVYSYGVVLLELLTGRVPVDTKRPSGEHVLVSWALPRLTCREKLAQMVDPALQGQYYKKDLIQIAAIAAMCVQTEADYRPLMTDVVQSLIPLVKNLSSPCPSNFSRSSQRVSPRS, encoded by the exons ATGCTCCGACGGATGAGACCTGCAAAAGGCAATGACAGTTTAAGTAGTAGCCCAGAGCATGGAAATTGCATGTTCATTGCTCACAGAAATGCAACTCTTTCTACTCCAG ATGTGAAAGGAGGGTGTATGTATGGAGTAAACTCAAGCAGATTCCCTCCACCAAAAGTTAAAGGCATACAAGTTTTCACATACAAGGACCTTGAAGTGGCCACGGAGAACTTTAGTGAAACTAATGTTATTGGAAATGGGGGATTTGGAGTGGTTTACAAAGGAATATTGAGTGATGGGAAAATGGCAGCAGTAAAAATGCTGCACAGGGAAGGGAAGCAAGGGGAGAGAGCTTTCAGGCAAGAG GTGGATTTACTAAGCACCCTGCACTCTCCATACCTGATGGAGCTTCTAGGCTACTGTGCAGACCAGCACCACCGTCTCTTAATATTTGAATTTATGCCAAATGGTACTCTACAGCAGCACCTCCACACTCCTCATAATCGAGCTCAACCATTAAATTGGGGCACCCGATTAAGAATAGCACTGGACTGCGCCAGAGCTCTTGAGTTTCTTCACGAACATACAACACCATCTGTAATTCACCGTGATTTCAAATGCAGTAACATTCTCCTGGATCAAAACTTTAGAGCCAAAGTTTCTGATTTTGGATTGGCTAAGATAGGGTCCGACAAGATCAACGGGCAGATTTCTACACGCGTGATGGGGACCACCGGATATTTGGCACCAGA GTATGCTTCGACAGGCAGGCTAACAACAAAATCGGATGTATATAGCTATGGGGTGGTTCTGCTAGAGCTATTAACAGGCCGTGTTCCGGTTGACACCAAGCGGCCTTCTGGAGAACACGTTCTCGTCTCTTGG GCTCTTCCAAGATTAACTTGCAGAGAAAAACTAGCACAGATGGTAGATCCTGCTCTACAGGGACAGTATTACAAAAAGGATTTAATTCAG ATAGCTGCTATTGCGGCCATGTGCGTGCAGACGGAAGCTGATTACCGTCCTCTAATGACAGATGTTGTGCAGTCCTTGATACCTTTGGTGAAGAATCTCTCTTCTCCATGTCCTTCCAACTTTTCTAGATCCAGCCAAAGAGTAAGTCCCAGGTCCTAG